DNA from Verrucomicrobiia bacterium:
CCAGCGCTCCTCGCCGATTTTTTTGTCGAACAGTTCTTTCTTCACACGTTTCGAAAAGACCTCTGCTCCGCCGCCGGGCAGGGCGACCAGCCCGTGCTCCATCAGTTTTTTCAAAACCTCCTCGATGGAAAGCTTGGCCCGTTTGGCGAAAAAATCGATTTCGACGGCGGTGAACGCTTTTAATTGCGCTTTCGGAAAATGCACACGAATCCGGTCCATCAATTCCAAGCTGTGACTCAAATCCCAATCCGGCCAAAGCCCGCCTACGATGTGCACTTCGTGCAACTCATCATTCAGGCGCGCCAACGCCTCCTCGGTGGTCATGTTGTAGGCATGTTTGTCCCCCGGCTTGGCCGCAAAATCGCAAAACTTGCAGTCCAGAACGCAAAGATTGGTGGGGTTCAGTTGGGCGTTAATGACGAAATAGACGTAGTTGTCCGATTTTTGCTCCTTGACCCAGGAGGCCATTTTGCCGAGCGCAATCAAATCGCGCGTCTGCAAACAGATAAGCCCATCCTCCCTTTCAAGCGGCCTGCCGGAGGTGACCTTTTCCCAGATCGGCTCGAGTTTTTTATCTTTGAATCTTATATCCGGTATTCGTTCCAACGCGCATCCACCTTTTTGACCACTTTTAAGTCCATTTCAATGGGGGGAGGATAACCGCTTTTAAAAGTGGCGTCAATACCTAAAACTCCGCGGTAGACGGGCGCGGCACCAATGAGTTTGGCGGAGGTGAAAACAATGTCCCGCGCGCAATCAAAGCGGGTGAAAATTCCCCAGAGCAGATTCTCTTCGTCCTGCAAATTCACGTCTGCGCTGACGGCCGCGGCCAGTTTGACCGGCGCATCCAGCTTCTGCACCAAATCCTCCACCAATCGGCGGCCGTTAACTTTAGTTTTGACCACCAGCAGACAATTTTCCAAAAGAACAAATTCCTCTATTCCCGGCACGGATTTCAGCCAATCCAGCTTTGGCTTTTCGGATACAGACGCCGCACCCGATTTGCGGGTGGCGTCCAGAATCATCTTGCTTCCCAGATTCATTTTGAAGCTGGTAAAATCGAGCGTATCCAAGGGCACGCCGGGCAGAAGCAGGAAATCTTCCGCCGAATCGAAATTCGCCGCAATTTCGCGCAAAACGGCGCGGAAGTTTTTGACCTCCACCCCGCCGGAAACCACCGCGCCGATTTTGGTCAAGCCCAACTGCCCCTGCCCCAAAAGCGAAAGCGCCGTTTTCACCCCTTCCTTGGCAAAACGATTGTTCACCGAAACGGCCAAAAGATTGTGAAACCCCGCCTGGTAGTAGCTCCACATATCCTCGATTTCCGGATGCATCAGTTTTATCAAGGGGCCCAGCACCTCCTGTACGGCGTCCCCCATCCAGCGATCCTCCTGCGGCGGCTTGCCGACAATGGAGGCGACAAATATCGCATCCCGGCGGCGGGTGATTTTTTGGGCGTGAAAAACCGGGAAGGGGGCCGGATGGGAATAATGGCCGAAATGGTCGCCGAACGGCCCTTCCTCTTTGCGTTCATTCGGCGGACAAACTCCTTCGATGACCAGTTCCGCTTCAGCCGGCACTTCCAAATTCAAACTTTTGGCCTTCACCATCCGCGTCGCTCCCTGCCGCAAAAACCCCGCCAGCCGCACTTCATCTATCCCTTCCGGCAGGGGCGCCACGGCGGATAGAATCAAGGCCGGATCCACGCCGCAAACTACCGCCACTTCCTGCGGAATTCCCATCTTCTCGCACTCGAAATAATGAAACCCGCCCCCTTTTTGAATCTGGTAATGCATCCCGGTCGTAGTCGGCGAATAAACATGCATACGGTAGATGCCGACGTTGCGGATTCTGGTCTTGGGACTTTCCGTGAACATCAACCCCAGTGTCCCGAACCGCCCGCCGTCCTTCGGCCAGCAAAAAAGAAAGGGGAGTTTGTCCAAATCCGGCTCTTCGATGACTTCCTGCACCGGCGCGGCGGAGCGTCTTTTCGTTCCGCTTTTTAAAAAGCGCTTAATCAGCGGCCGATGTCCAAACATTCTTTTAAACGAAAAATTCGGAACATCCTGCGCCAACCGGACAAGCGACGCTCCCAGTTCCGCCGGGGGAACTCCCAACGCCCATTCAACCCGCCTTTTTGCGCCAAGGATATTCACCGCCAGAGGAAACGACGACCCCTTGACGTTTTCAAAAAGCAAAGCCGGGCCTTCGTTTTTCACCACCCGCGTGACGATTTCCGTGATTTCGAGATACGGATCGACTTCCGCTTTGACCCGCCGCAAATCCCCTTTGGATTCGAGGAAATCAAGAAAAGATCGAAGCGAGTGGAAGCTCAAAGCTCCTCTTCTCTCCAGCCGCCCGGCACTTCCACCCCCATCAAACGAAAAATTTTGTTGGAAAAATCCCGGTAGGTATCCTCGAGCGTTTTGGGCAGGGTGTAGAACGGCGGCGAAATCGGCATCACAATCCCTCCCGCCCGTGAAACTTTAAGCGCGTTTTCTAAAGCAATCGAGGACAGCGGCGTCTCCCGCACGGCCAAAATGATTCTTCGGCGCTCCTTCAGCGCCACTTCCGCCGCGCGGGTAATCAAGGTGTCAGCAATCCCCGCCGCGATTTTGGCCAGAGTCGAAATGGAGCAGGGATGCACCACCAGATAGTCGAAGGGGTTGGAGCCGGAGGAAAACGGCGCCGCCAGCTCCTTGTTGGAAAAAATCTTGGCGCAGTGGGATGCCAAATCTTCCGGCGAAAGCCCGGTCTCCATCTTTAAAACCGCCTTCCCCCAGTCGGAAATAACCAGATACTTCTCCCCCGGACAGCGTTTGAGAAAATCGACCCCGTAGATGATGCCGGAAGCCCCGGTCATCGCAATGATGGTTCTCAAAAGTTTGCTCTCCCAACTGCCACCACGCCCAGAACGACAAACCCCACGGCGGCGTTGATTTTGAAAAAAGCCAGTTCAATATTTTCCGCCACCCGATGCTGCCAGACCAAAAGCACCCCCACGGCCACAAGTAGCGCGGCCGACCAGAGGTTGGGAAATTGCCAGACCATTAAAACCGCAAGCGAAGCAAAACCGAGTACGTGCAATATGCTTGAAACCACAAGCGCCTTTGCCTTTCCAAGCAAAACGACGAGCGAATGCAAACCCTGTTTCCGGTCAAACTCCTCGTCCCCAACGGCATAAATGATGTCAAACCCGGAAACCCAAAAAAAAGAGAAAAGTCCGAGCAGAATCGAAGGCCCGCAGCCGGAAAAGGTGCCCATCACCGCCATCCATCCCCCCAAAGGTGCGATGGCGGAAGCCGCGCCGAGCCCAAAATGCGCCAAGGGTGTAAAGCGCTTCATATACGGGTAAACCAAGAAAATGACCAAGGGAATCGGCGAAAGAATGAAGCACCAGGAATTTAGCATCGCCGCGGCGATGATGTAAACGAGTGCGGAAACGACCGCAAATCCCCATGCTTCGCCGACTTTGATTCTTCCCGCCGGCAGCTCCCGCGTCGCCGTGCGCGGGTTCAAGGCATCAATCCGGGCGTCAATGATGCGGTTCAGGGCAAAGGCCGTTGAGCGCGCCCCGGCCGCGGCCAGAAGAATCAACAAATACTCTTTCAGCGTTACCGAAAACCCCTTGGCCAAAAAGGCCCCGGCGTACACCATCGGCAAAGAAAACAGGGTATGCTCGATTTTCACCAGCCGGGCGTATTTCAGCATATCGGGGAAAAAAGAAGTTTTCCGCCTTAGGTCAAGCCTTTTGATTTTGGCCCGTCCCTTGTTATTGCCCTCCCCATCCGCTATACTGCCCCCCGACTCCGTCGGTACGGGGTTCTGCCTCCCTGGGCTTCTTCCGCCTCAAAGAGGCCATACAATTGCGGAAGGGATTGCCGTTTCCAAAAGTGGAAACGGAAAAGAGTTTTTGGTATGGCAGTAAAGTTGTACGTAGGTGGACTCTCCCCGCAGGTCACCACGGAGGAGCTGCAAGCCCTCTTTGCCCAGGTCGGCACGGTGGAGTCGGTGAACATCATCAATGACAAGTTCTCCGGCCGTTCCCGCGGCTTCGGCTTTGTGGAAATGTCCAGCAAGGGAGAGGCGGATGAGGCGATTCTAAAACTCTCCGGCCAGGTTTTGGGCGGCTCGCCGATAGTCGTGAACGAAGCCCGTCCCCAGGCCCCGCGCACAGGCGGCGGAGGGGGCGGTTTTGGCGGTGGGTACGGCGGGGGCGGTGGCCGGCGCAGCGGGGGAGGTCCCCGGCGTCCGGGCGGTGGCGGCGGCGGCCGGCGCGGCCGGTATTAAATCACGACAGAACTAAACCCGAATCAAACAAAAAAGCACCGCTTTGGCGGGGCTTTTTTCGTTTCGCGTCTAATTTACCGCGCCGCTTTTTCCAGCTTTTTACGGGTTTTGGGGCTGAAGGTGAAGACCAGCTTTTCCGCCCCTTCCGGCCAGTCGATGGAAACGTCGGCGTCCGAGGTGTGCTGTCCGCGGAGCAGTTCTTCCGCCAGCGGGTCTTCTAAGTGCTTCTGGATGGCCCGGCGCAAGGGGCGCGCCCCAAAGACCGGATCAAACCCTTTTTCGACCAAAAATTCCTTGGCCCGGTCGGTCAGGGCAAACGAAATTCCCTTCTCGGAAATCCGCTTGGCCACGTCCGCCAGCATGATGTCGATGATGGAAAGAATCTCGGTCCGTCCCAAAGCATGGAAAACCACCGTCTCGTCAATCCGGTTTAACAGTTCCGGGTTGAAAAGCCGCTTCAGCTCTTCCGTGACCTTGGTTTTCATCTGCCCGTAGGAGGATTCTTCCGACTCCTTGGCAAACCCGAGCGACTTGGAGTGGCGGATTTCCCGCGCCCCCACGTTGGAAGTCATAATCACAACGGTATTCTTGAAGTCCACCTTGCGCCCGAATGAATCGGTCAAAACGCCGTCATCCAACATCTGCAATAAAATATTGAAAACCTCCGGATGGGCTTTCTCGATTTCATCCAAAAGCACGACCGAGTACGGCTTGCGCCGCACCTTTTCGGTTAACTGTCCCCCTTCTTCGTAGCCCACATACCCCGGCGGCGCGCCGACTAAACGAGAGACGGCGAATTTTTCCATGTACTCGGACATGTCAATCCGCACCAGCGCGTTTTCGTCCTCGAAAAGGAAGGAGGCCAAAGCCCGCGCAAGTTCGGTCTTGCCGACCCCCGTGGGGCCCAAAAAAATGAAACTGCCGATGGGGCGGCGCGGGTCGGAAAGCCCGGCCCGGCTGCGCCGGATCGCCTTGGAGACAATTTCAATCGCTTCCTTCTGCCCCACCACCCGCCGGGTCAGCTCCTCTTCCATCCGGAGCAGCTTCTGCGATTCTTTTTCCTCGAGGCGGAAAATCGGGATGCCGGTCATCACGGAGACGACTTTGGCAATCTCCTCGGTTTTCAACTCCACCATCTGCTTGTTCCGCTCCTCCTCCCAACCCTTCTTCATCTTTTCCGCTTCTTCCTTTTTCAACTTCAATTCATCCCGCAACTGGGCGGCCCGCTCAAACTCCTGGTTTTTGACCGCCTGTTCCTTGTCTTTCTGGATGGACAGAATATCCTGCTCCAGTTCGGAAAATACCGGCGGCTTGGTGAAACTGGACAAATGCGCCCGGCTCCCCGCCTCGTCCAGAACGTCGATCGATTTATCCGGCTGGAACTTGCCGGATATGTACCGGTCGGAAAGCTTGACGGCGGCGTCCAACGCCTCGTCGGAGATTTTCACTTTGTGATGCTCTTCGTACTTGGGGCGCAGCCCCTGCAGAATCTTCAGCGTGTCGTCTGCCGAGGGGGCCTCCACCATCACGGTCTGGAATCTCCGTTCCAAAGCTCCGTCCTTTTCGATGTATTTGCGGTACTCGTTCAAGGTGGTGGCGCCGATACACTGTAATTCTCCCCGTGAAAGGGCCGGTTTGAAAATGTTGGAAGCGTCGAGCGACCCTTCCGCCCCCCCCGCACCTACGATGGTGTGCAGCTCGTCGATGAAGATGATGACGTCTTTGGAATTGACAATTTCGTTCATCACCGCTTTGAGCCGTTCTTCGAATTGACCGCGATACTTGGTGCCGGCCACCAGGGATGCCATGTCGAGGGTCACCACCCGACGATTCTCGAGGGTTTGCGGAACTTTTCCTTCAACGATCCGCTCGGCCAGCCCTTCCACGATGGCGGTCTTGCCGACTCCGGGTTCGCCAATTAACACCGGGTTGTTCTTTTTGCGGCGGGATAGAATTTGCGTCACCCGCTCAATTTCGTTCTCCCGGCCGATAATCGGGTCCAGTTTCCCCCGGCGGGCCAGCTCGGTCAAATCCCGGCCGAAATGGTCCAGAGCCGGCGTTTTGCTCTTTTTCCGTTTTTTGCCGAAGGCGGAGGGCTTTCCGGTGATGATGTTCTTGAGTTCTTCGTATGCCTCCTTGTAATCCACGTCGTACATGGAGAGCACCTGCGCGGCGACCCCCTCTTCTTCTTTCAGGAGTGCCAAAAGTATATGTTCGGTGTCGATATCCTTCGATTTTAAAGCCCGCGCCTCCTGCCCGGACAGCTCGAGCGTCTTCTTGGCCCGGGCGGTCAGGGGAAGCTGCCCCATCACCATCGTCCCGCCGGAGGGCTGCACCACGTCCTCCACGGACTGACGCAACTCGTTTAGATCCAGCCCGATGTTGGTTAAAATCTCCACCGCCCGGCCCTCTCCCAGTTTGATTACCCCCAGAAGCAAATGCTCGGTTCCGATGTAGTCGTGCTTTAAACGGGCCGCCTCGTCCCGGGCGTATTCGATCGCTCGGCGGGCTCTTTCGGTGAACATCTCGTTCATGCGTTATCCTTCCTTCTCCTATCCAATAATACGCTCGTTCAAGGAAAATGCAATCATTTTCCCCTTTAAAAACTAAAACCCCTTAAACCGTCTTGGAGTTCCCCGCCCCGTTGGGGGCCCCTTTTTCGATGCGGGAGCGGACCAGCTCCGCCCGCAAAGCGTCTCGTTCCCCGGGCTCCATCTCCCGCCCGGCGAACTTCTGCAAATGGGCCGGCTGGCAGAGCAAAAGCAGCTCGTTGACCAGTCCAAGGGGGACGTCCTTGATGACCCCCATTCCCAGCCCCAGCCGCACGGCCGAAAGCAGATTCATCACCTCGCTGGAGGTCAAAACCCTGGCGAAGCGCAAAATCCCGTACGCCCGCCAGATTTTATCCTCGATCTGCTCCTTGGCGTCCCGCGAAAGCACGTAGCGGGCGTTTTCCTCGTATTCGATCACCTGGCGGGTCACCTTTTCCAGCCCTTCCAAAATCTCCTCTTCCGAGCGCCCCAGGGTGGTCTGGTTGGAAAGCTGCAGCAAATTCCCCAGAACGTCCGTCCCCTCGCCGTAGAACCCCCGCACCGCCCAGCCCACCTTGGTGACCCGGTTGATGACCGAATCGATCTCCCGGGTCAAAACCAAAGCCGGCAGGTGAATGAGAACAGAGGCCCGCATCCCCGTGCCGACGTTGGTCGGACAGGCGGTCAAATACCCGAATTCTTCATCATATTCAAAGGCCAGGTTGGCGGAAAGCTCGGCATCCGCCTGGGTCGCCAGCTCATGCGCCTTTCCCACCTCCAGTCCGGAAGTGAGGGCCTGAATCCGCAAGTGATCCTCTTCGTTGACCATCACGGAGAGCGACTCATCCTCCCCCAAAAAGAGTCCGTATCCCTCGCCGCTTTTCATAAACTCCGGGGAGATGACGTGCCGCTCCACCAAAAAGTCCCGGTCCATCCCCGCCAGTTCCCCGTTCTGGAAAAACTTGCCGCTTTTCAACAAAATGGAACGCTCCACGGCCGAGCGCACCTCACCCACCACCTTCTTCCGCAGTTCGGCGTCCGTCGCGGGGGGAAATTTGAAACGGTACAAATTGCGCGCCAGCCGGATGCGGGAGGAGAGAACGATGCCCGCCTGGGGACCGATGCCGGAAAGCCAGGCGGCCGGTTTGCCGGAAAGTTCTTCGAACATGTCAGTCCTGCCTCATCAAAGTCTTGATGCGATCCCTGAGCCGGGCCGCTTTTTCAAAATCCTCGGCGGCAATCGCTTTTTTAAGCTCGTCTTCCAATCTTTTTTCCTCGATTAAAACGGTCTCTTTTTGCGGCACCTGGGTGGGCTTCCGCCCGATGTGCCGGGTGGAACCGTGAATTCGCCGGAGCAAATCGGAAACCTGCGGCTGGAAGGTCCGGTAGCACTGCCCGCAGCCAAAACGCCCCACCTTGGAAAACTCGGCAAAAGTGAAGCCGCATCCCGGGCAGCGCGCCTCTCCCCCCCGCCCCCTTTTCTTTTCCGTCGCCTCCCCCATCATGGAGGACAAAATTTCGGCCAAAGGAAAGGGAACCTGCACGAGCGGATTGGCGGTCATTCCCCGCTTCTCGGCGCACTCCCGGCACAGATTCAACACCGTTTTCTTGTTGTTTACGATTTGGGTCAGGTGGACCCCCGCATCGTTTTTTCCGCATTCCTGACAGAGCATTATTGTTGCACCAGCTTTCTATCTCTAAGTTCCAAAACCCGGTCGGCCCGGCGGGCCAGTTCCGGATTGTGGGTTGCGACCACGAAGGTCCGTCCCTCTTGTTTTAACTCGGAAAAGAGCGCATGCAGTTCCCCGGCGGTGGAGGAATCCAGATTTCCGGTCGGCTCGTCGGCAAAAACCACGCGCGGAGAGCCGATCAAGGCCCTCGCCACCGCCACCCGCTGCGCCTCCCCTCCCGAAAGATTATACACCGGTTCCGCCCCTTTTTCCTTCAGCCCCAGCCGCTCCAAATAACGGAAGGCGGTCGCCAAAGCCGACGTTTTTTCCTCTCCCCGCATCAAGAGCGGAAAGGCGGCGTTTTCCCCGGCCGAAAAATCGGCCAGAAGATGATGAAATTGGAAGATGAACCCGAATTTTCGGTTGCGGATTTGGGCCTGTTTTTCGCCCGACAGTTTGCCGATTAGCTCGCCGTCCAAGATGATTTCTCCTCCCTCCGATTGATCCATAAGCCCCAGCAAATTAAGCAGGGTCGTTTTTCCCACGCCGGAGGCCCCCACCACCGCCACCATCTCCCCGGGTTCGACGGAGAAATCGAGCCCGTCCAGAACCACCAGCCGTCCGGCCGCCGTCGCGTAGGTTTTTTTCAAACCGACCGCCTGCAAAACCGGCATCTTTAAATATCTCCTCCCGAAAATCCCCCGTCAAGCCGGCTCCCCCGTCCTGCATCTGCGCGATTGCCGCGCCGCCGGCCTCTGTTTTTATTGTCGCCCGAAAATAATTTTCCTTTATCCGCCGGCACGAATTGCCTCCACGGCCGGAAGGGACGAGGCCTTTTTCGCCGGATACAAAGTGGCCAAAAACGAAAGTAAAATGGCAGCGGCCGAAACCGCCGCAAAGTCCGCCAGCTTGAACCCCACCGGCAGGAAATCGATGAAATAAATTTCCGCCGGCAGCCGGATGAAATGGTATTGGTACTGCAGCCAGGCCACGGCATACCCCAAGAGATTGCCGAAGAAAATCCCCAGAATCCCAATCCCCGTCCCCAAACTTATAAAAACGGTGCGGATGTTTTGGGCCGTTGCCCCCATCGCCACCAGGATCCCAATCTCCTTTTTCTTCTCCAAAACGAGCATCACTAAAGAAGAAACGATGCTGAAAGCCGCCACCGCCACGATTAAACTTAAAGCCACGAACATCGCATATTTTTCCAAGCTCATCCAGGAAAAAAGATTTTTATGCATCTCCTGCCAAGAAACGCTGTAAGCGGGCGACGGCAAGAATTGGTTTAACGTTTCCGAATACCGCTCCGCCTCGTTGGGGTTTTGGAGACGAATCTGCAGCCCGGTCACCCGCCCGTCGAAATCAAACAGTTCCTGCGCTTTGGACAAATGCACGTAGGCCAAATTGGCGTCGTACTCGTACATCCCGGTCTCGAAAACGCCCGACATCTTGAACTTCTTTACTTTGGGGGAAACACTCCCCCCCATAAAAACCTGCCCCCGCAGGGAAAAGAGCAGCACCGAATCCCCGAGCGTGACCCCCAGCCGCTGGGCCAGTCCCTTTCCCAAAAGAATTTTCGGCAGCGAATCGGGGCCAGCGTTTAAGTTGAAATCCCCGGCGACGATTCGCTCCGCAATTTTGGTTGCCTTCGGTTCTTCCTCCGGCAAAATGCCTCGCACGATGATGCCGTCGTTTTCCAAGCGGGAAGAGATCGCGGCCTTGTAGTAAACGAACGGCGCCCGGGCTACGAATCCGGGAAATGAAGCGAGCAGCGAGTCGAGGGATTGCCAGTCGGTAAGTCCCACGTCGCCGGAGGTGAAAATCACCACGTCGGCGGTGGTTCCGAGGATGCGGTCTTTGACTTCCGCCTCGAAGCCGTTCATCATCGACAAAACAAAAAGGAGGGCCGCCACGCCGATGGCGATCCCTCCGATGGAAATGAAGCTTGTGGCGGAAACAAAGCGCTCCCGGCGGCGGGAACGGAAGTAGCGCCCCGCCACCAGAAACTCCCAGCGCACTATGTCTCCTCCGGCGGCTCGTGTCCGAGAGGGCGCATCTGCGGGAAGAACAAAACATCCCGGATGGAGCTCTGGTCGGTCAAAAACATCACCAGCCGGTCCAGCCCCAATCCCAGCCCGCCGGTCGGCGGCATCCCGTATTCGAGCGCGTTCAAATAATCCTCGTCCAATTCGTGCGCCTCCTCATCCCCTTTTTCTTTCAAAGCCAATTGCTGCATAAACCGCTCCCGCTGGTCAAGCGGGTCGTTCAGTTCGGAAAAGGCGTTGGCCATCTCCTGTCCCATGATGAAAAGCTCAAACCGCTCGGTCAGGCGGGGATTGGAACGATGTTTCTTGGCAAGGGGCGAAATCTCCGCCGGATAATCGGTCACAAAAGTCGGATTTTGCAGCCCCGGCTGCACCTTTTCCGAAAAGAGAATATCGACCAGAACCCCCCAGGTCGGATTCGCGGGCACCTCCAGCCCCATTTTTCTGACGGCGGAAGCCAGCGCTTTCTCGTCTTGCGAAAGACAATCCACACCGGTCGCCTCTTGGATGGAATCCAGAAGCGAAATCTCCTTCCACTCCCCGGCCAGATTGATGGTTTTCCCCTGATGCGGCACTTCCAGCTTCCCCAAAACTTTCTGCGCAATGTGGAGGATGAGATTTTTAGTGAGCTTCATAATATCCCGGTAGTCGTGGTACGCCCAGTACAGCTCCATCATCGAAAACTCCGGGTTGTGGAAGCGGTCAATCCCCTCGTTGCGGAAGTCCTTGCACACCTCGTATACCTTCTCGTACCCGCCCACGACCAGCCGCTTCAAGTACAGCTCATC
Protein-coding regions in this window:
- a CDS encoding UbiX family flavin prenyltransferase, with product MRTIIAMTGASGIIYGVDFLKRCPGEKYLVISDWGKAVLKMETGLSPEDLASHCAKIFSNKELAAPFSSGSNPFDYLVVHPCSISTLAKIAAGIADTLITRAAEVALKERRRIILAVRETPLSSIALENALKVSRAGGIVMPISPPFYTLPKTLEDTYRDFSNKIFRLMGVEVPGGWREEEL
- a CDS encoding UbiA-like polyprenyltransferase, with the translated sequence MLKYARLVKIEHTLFSLPMVYAGAFLAKGFSVTLKEYLLILLAAAGARSTAFALNRIIDARIDALNPRTATRELPAGRIKVGEAWGFAVVSALVYIIAAAMLNSWCFILSPIPLVIFLVYPYMKRFTPLAHFGLGAASAIAPLGGWMAVMGTFSGCGPSILLGLFSFFWVSGFDIIYAVGDEEFDRKQGLHSLVVLLGKAKALVVSSILHVLGFASLAVLMVWQFPNLWSAALLVAVGVLLVWQHRVAENIELAFFKINAAVGFVVLGVVAVGRANF
- a CDS encoding UvrB/UvrC motif-containing protein, encoding MLCQECGKNDAGVHLTQIVNNKKTVLNLCRECAEKRGMTANPLVQVPFPLAEILSSMMGEATEKKRGRGGEARCPGCGFTFAEFSKVGRFGCGQCYRTFQPQVSDLLRRIHGSTRHIGRKPTQVPQKETVLIEEKRLEDELKKAIAAEDFEKAARLRDRIKTLMRQD
- a CDS encoding UbiD family decarboxylase — protein: MSFHSLRSFLDFLESKGDLRRVKAEVDPYLEITEIVTRVVKNEGPALLFENVKGSSFPLAVNILGAKRRVEWALGVPPAELGASLVRLAQDVPNFSFKRMFGHRPLIKRFLKSGTKRRSAAPVQEVIEEPDLDKLPFLFCWPKDGGRFGTLGLMFTESPKTRIRNVGIYRMHVYSPTTTGMHYQIQKGGGFHYFECEKMGIPQEVAVVCGVDPALILSAVAPLPEGIDEVRLAGFLRQGATRMVKAKSLNLEVPAEAELVIEGVCPPNERKEEGPFGDHFGHYSHPAPFPVFHAQKITRRRDAIFVASIVGKPPQEDRWMGDAVQEVLGPLIKLMHPEIEDMWSYYQAGFHNLLAVSVNNRFAKEGVKTALSLLGQGQLGLTKIGAVVSGGVEVKNFRAVLREIAANFDSAEDFLLLPGVPLDTLDFTSFKMNLGSKMILDATRKSGAASVSEKPKLDWLKSVPGIEEFVLLENCLLVVKTKVNGRRLVEDLVQKLDAPVKLAAAVSADVNLQDEENLLWGIFTRFDCARDIVFTSAKLIGAAPVYRGVLGIDATFKSGYPPPIEMDLKVVKKVDARWNEYRI
- a CDS encoding CofH family radical SAM protein; translated protein: MERIPDIRFKDKKLEPIWEKVTSGRPLEREDGLICLQTRDLIALGKMASWVKEQKSDNYVYFVINAQLNPTNLCVLDCKFCDFAAKPGDKHAYNMTTEEALARLNDELHEVHIVGGLWPDWDLSHSLELMDRIRVHFPKAQLKAFTAVEIDFFAKRAKLSIEEVLKKLMEHGLVALPGGGAEVFSKRVKKELFDKKIGEERWLEIHDTAHRLGLKSNATLLYGHIETLEERIDHLLKLRAQQERSGGFLTFIPLAFQPGNTGITDRFTSAIDDLRTLATSRLVLDNFPHIKSYWVMLGENTASIGLNFGGDDLDGTIGEEKIAHLALAESPAGLTRSRLMAMIRESGRIPVERDACYNVLHVYENGAAPKKELQPQVA
- a CDS encoding ABC transporter ATP-binding protein, which produces MPVLQAVGLKKTYATAAGRLVVLDGLDFSVEPGEMVAVVGASGVGKTTLLNLLGLMDQSEGGEIILDGELIGKLSGEKQAQIRNRKFGFIFQFHHLLADFSAGENAAFPLLMRGEEKTSALATAFRYLERLGLKEKGAEPVYNLSGGEAQRVAVARALIGSPRVVFADEPTGNLDSSTAGELHALFSELKQEGRTFVVATHNPELARRADRVLELRDRKLVQQ
- the lysS gene encoding lysine--tRNA ligase → MNGLLAHRREKLGRLVSKGINPYPHKFERTHFSEEIKAGFAAHEEKEVKVAGRIRSFREHGKSTFFHIQDDLGQIQIYAKADVLGKQYELLNDLDVGDFVGITGAVFRTHKGEISVRAARLEVLAKSLRPLPEKWHGLKDVELRYRQRYVDLIVTPGVREVFVQRTAIYRAMREYLDGEGFLEVETPILQPLYGGATARPFKTFHNALGIPLYLRIADELYLKRLVVGGYEKVYEVCKDFRNEGIDRFHNPEFSMMELYWAYHDYRDIMKLTKNLILHIAQKVLGKLEVPHQGKTINLAGEWKEISLLDSIQEATGVDCLSQDEKALASAVRKMGLEVPANPTWGVLVDILFSEKVQPGLQNPTFVTDYPAEISPLAKKHRSNPRLTERFELFIMGQEMANAFSELNDPLDQRERFMQQLALKEKGDEEAHELDEDYLNALEYGMPPTGGLGLGLDRLVMFLTDQSSIRDVLFFPQMRPLGHEPPEET
- a CDS encoding protein arginine kinase; the encoded protein is MFEELSGKPAAWLSGIGPQAGIVLSSRIRLARNLYRFKFPPATDAELRKKVVGEVRSAVERSILLKSGKFFQNGELAGMDRDFLVERHVISPEFMKSGEGYGLFLGEDESLSVMVNEEDHLRIQALTSGLEVGKAHELATQADAELSANLAFEYDEEFGYLTACPTNVGTGMRASVLIHLPALVLTREIDSVINRVTKVGWAVRGFYGEGTDVLGNLLQLSNQTTLGRSEEEILEGLEKVTRQVIEYEENARYVLSRDAKEQIEDKIWRAYGILRFARVLTSSEVMNLLSAVRLGLGMGVIKDVPLGLVNELLLLCQPAHLQKFAGREMEPGERDALRAELVRSRIEKGAPNGAGNSKTV
- a CDS encoding RNA-binding protein produces the protein MAVKLYVGGLSPQVTTEELQALFAQVGTVESVNIINDKFSGRSRGFGFVEMSSKGEADEAILKLSGQVLGGSPIVVNEARPQAPRTGGGGGGFGGGYGGGGGRRSGGGPRRPGGGGGGRRGRY
- a CDS encoding ATP-dependent Clp protease ATP-binding subunit yields the protein MNEMFTERARRAIEYARDEAARLKHDYIGTEHLLLGVIKLGEGRAVEILTNIGLDLNELRQSVEDVVQPSGGTMVMGQLPLTARAKKTLELSGQEARALKSKDIDTEHILLALLKEEEGVAAQVLSMYDVDYKEAYEELKNIITGKPSAFGKKRKKSKTPALDHFGRDLTELARRGKLDPIIGRENEIERVTQILSRRKKNNPVLIGEPGVGKTAIVEGLAERIVEGKVPQTLENRRVVTLDMASLVAGTKYRGQFEERLKAVMNEIVNSKDVIIFIDELHTIVGAGGAEGSLDASNIFKPALSRGELQCIGATTLNEYRKYIEKDGALERRFQTVMVEAPSADDTLKILQGLRPKYEEHHKVKISDEALDAAVKLSDRYISGKFQPDKSIDVLDEAGSRAHLSSFTKPPVFSELEQDILSIQKDKEQAVKNQEFERAAQLRDELKLKKEEAEKMKKGWEEERNKQMVELKTEEIAKVVSVMTGIPIFRLEEKESQKLLRMEEELTRRVVGQKEAIEIVSKAIRRSRAGLSDPRRPIGSFIFLGPTGVGKTELARALASFLFEDENALVRIDMSEYMEKFAVSRLVGAPPGYVGYEEGGQLTEKVRRKPYSVVLLDEIEKAHPEVFNILLQMLDDGVLTDSFGRKVDFKNTVVIMTSNVGAREIRHSKSLGFAKESEESSYGQMKTKVTEELKRLFNPELLNRIDETVVFHALGRTEILSIIDIMLADVAKRISEKGISFALTDRAKEFLVEKGFDPVFGARPLRRAIQKHLEDPLAEELLRGQHTSDADVSIDWPEGAEKLVFTFSPKTRKKLEKAAR
- a CDS encoding ABC transporter permease, coding for MRWEFLVAGRYFRSRRRERFVSATSFISIGGIAIGVAALLFVLSMMNGFEAEVKDRILGTTADVVIFTSGDVGLTDWQSLDSLLASFPGFVARAPFVYYKAAISSRLENDGIIVRGILPEEEPKATKIAERIVAGDFNLNAGPDSLPKILLGKGLAQRLGVTLGDSVLLFSLRGQVFMGGSVSPKVKKFKMSGVFETGMYEYDANLAYVHLSKAQELFDFDGRVTGLQIRLQNPNEAERYSETLNQFLPSPAYSVSWQEMHKNLFSWMSLEKYAMFVALSLIVAVAAFSIVSSLVMLVLEKKKEIGILVAMGATAQNIRTVFISLGTGIGILGIFFGNLLGYAVAWLQYQYHFIRLPAEIYFIDFLPVGFKLADFAAVSAAAILLSFLATLYPAKKASSLPAVEAIRAGG